A genomic region of Dunckerocampus dactyliophorus isolate RoL2022-P2 chromosome 10, RoL_Ddac_1.1, whole genome shotgun sequence contains the following coding sequences:
- the mpl gene encoding thrombopoietin receptor isoform X1 yields MTLTYTRKLHLSLGIQAFLVSWIYCKDLTRAIIPLEDVLLLKDEADPKCFTRTEEDFTCFFETTDERTYDLYYNTGKLSRKKKCPMSTQRTTEGTFLHICSFPYLDVVTYVDTHIQVVEHNTNNSICIRTVSVEDHILLDAPFNVYLHQNDKAGQLQVSWLTKVPKYWEDKVKYRIRYSSKRGGEKTKEGTDGWDDTVVLAPLIPGEEVQVQVAVKCANSDTAGHWSHWSDSVREMVPQHADDISLKCYTSDLQTITCHWNASRYSQPTLFYKMNLSESLGWTDWTECLPDRKLTDHCSFQGDKSRKVKVKLNSASGKPSRTFYTQAFTIQNIIKTSPPAHLRGSLAKDRLCLKWDAPRLTLSAHLQYEVGCQIRESKAWLLVSLKGPATSTCLEIPSNSQYRVKVRAKPNGSFFSGHWSDWSDVLTGKTPADIDALLVTCIPAALLITAVILISLFFTYFHKLKQWFWPPVPNLDKVLQSFLTETNSQNWHPPVTAKQYFEEAASSVVEVMSQDEVSGLGKPFQESTQLLSSEQGHHGGDQEDRSPRTELKLFPDYVTLNRESVITCATGNKYVCEQFGQIRGPTTKGEGELLPKTCHCFCTEDSVCVGTCLDTDLLNHSYLPLSEPAVRVIDKVTDTRVAGNFYTNLSFS; encoded by the exons ATGACATTGACATACACTAGGAAGCTGCACCTCAGCTTGGGGATTCAAGCCTTCCTTGTGTCATGGATATATTGCAAGGATTTGACACGTGCTATTATTCCATTAGAGG ATGTTTTGCTCCTAAAGGATGAGGCTGACCCTAAATGTTTCACAAGGACAGAGGAGGATTTCACGTGCTTCTTTGAGACCACAGACGAAAGGACTTATGATTTGTACTACAACACTGGCAA GCTGtccagaaagaaaaaatgtccTATGTCTACCCAGAGGACAACAGAAGGAACGTTTCTCCACATCTGCTCATTCCCTTACTTGGACGTCGTCACATATGTGGATACCCACATTCAAGTGGTGGAGCACAACACCAACAACAGCATCTGCATTCGCACCGTCAGTGTGGAAGACCACA TTCTCCTGGATGCTCCCTTCAatgtttatttacaccaaaatgaTAAAGCCGGACAGCTGCAGGTGTCATGGCTCACCAAGGTGCCAAAATACTGGGAGGATAAGGTGAAATACAGGATCCGATACTCCTCTAAAAGAGGGGGAGAGAAGACAAAAGAG GGAACTGATGGGTGGGATGACACAGTGGTACTAGCGCCACTCATCCCAGGGGAGGAGGTCCAAGTCCAGGTTGCAGTCAAGTGTGCCAACAGTGACACTGCAGGACACTGGAGTCACTGGTCAGACTCTGTGCGGGAAATGGTGCCACAACATGCAG ATGACATTTCACTAAAGTGCTACACCTCTGATCTGCAAACAATCACCTGCCATTGGAACGCCAGCAGATACAGCCAACCAACACTTTTCTACAAAATGAATCTTAG TGAGTCTTTGGGCTGGACAGACTGGACAGAGTGTCTGCCTGACAGGAAGTTGACAGACCATTGCAGTTTTCAGGGAGATAAGTCCAGAAAAGTTAAAGTCAAACTCAACAGTGCTTCAGGCAAACCCAGCAGAACATTTTACACCCAAGCGTTCACAATCCAAAACATCA ttAAAACATCTCCACCAGCTCATCTGAGAGGATCGCTGGCAAAAGATCGATTATGCTTGAAATGGGACGCTCCTCGTTTGACTCTGTCAGCCCACCTGCAATACGAAGTTGGCTGCCAAATCAGAGAGAGCAAAGCATGGCTG TTGGTTTCCCTGAAGGGCCCAGCAACAAGCACATGCCTAGAGATTCCCTCAAATAGCCAGTACAGAGTGAAGGTCAGAGCTAAACCAAATGGATCGTTTTTTTCTGGCCACTGGAGCGACTGGTCAGATGTTCTCACAGGAAAAACTCCAGCAGACATAG ACGCTTTGCTGGTGACTTGCATCCCTGCCGCGCTGCTGATAACTGCCGTCATCCTCATCTCTTTGTTTTTTACTTACTTCCA CAAGCTCAAGCAGTGGTTTTGGCCGCCTGTGCCAAATCTTGACAAAGTCCTTCAGAGTTTTCTCACTGAGACCAATTCGCAAAATTGG CACCCTCCCGTCACGGCAAAACAGTACTTTGAGGAGGCCGCTTCTTCTGTGGTGGAGGTCATGTCTCAGGATGAGGTCTCAGGATTGGGTAAGCCATTCCAGGAATCTACTCAGCTCCTGTCATCAGAGCAAGGGCACCACGGCGGAGACCAGGAAGACAGAAGCCCCAGAACAGAACTGAAACTGTTTCCAGATTATGTGACACTGAACAGGGAGAGTGTCATTACTTGTGCCACAGGAAACAAGTACGTCTGTGAGCAGTTTGGGCAGATAAGAGGCCCGACAACGAAGGGTGAGGGTGAGcttcttccaaaaacatgtcacTGTTTCTGCACTGAGGACTCTGTTTGTGTTGGTACTTGCTTGGACACTGACCTACTAAACCATTCCTACTTGCCTCTTTCCGAGCCTGCAGTCAGAGTCATTGACAAGGTCACTGACACAAGAGTGGCTGGCAACTTCTATACTAACTTATCCTTCAGCTGA
- the mpl gene encoding thrombopoietin receptor isoform X2: MTLTYTRKLHLSLGIQAFLVSWIYCKDLTRAIIPLEDVLLLKDEADPKCFTRTEEDFTCFFETTDERTYDLYYNTGKLSRKKKCPMSTQRTTEGTFLHICSFPYLDVVTYVDTHIQVVEHNTNNSICIRTVSVEDHILLDAPFNVYLHQNDKAGQLQVSWLTKVPKYWEDKVKYRIRYSSKRGGEKTKEGTDGWDDTVVLAPLIPGEEVQVQVAVKCANSDTAGHWSHWSDSVREMVPQHADDISLKCYTSDLQTITCHWNASRYSQPTLFYKMNLSESLGWTDWTECLPDRKLTDHCSFQGDKSRKVKVKLNSASGKPSRTFYTQAFTIQNIIKTSPPAHLRGSLAKDRLCLKWDAPRLTLSAHLQYEVGCQIRESKAWLHPPVTAKQYFEEAASSVVEVMSQDEVSGLGKPFQESTQLLSSEQGHHGGDQEDRSPRTELKLFPDYVTLNRESVITCATGNKYVCEQFGQIRGPTTKGEGELLPKTCHCFCTEDSVCVGTCLDTDLLNHSYLPLSEPAVRVIDKVTDTRVAGNFYTNLSFS; this comes from the exons ATGACATTGACATACACTAGGAAGCTGCACCTCAGCTTGGGGATTCAAGCCTTCCTTGTGTCATGGATATATTGCAAGGATTTGACACGTGCTATTATTCCATTAGAGG ATGTTTTGCTCCTAAAGGATGAGGCTGACCCTAAATGTTTCACAAGGACAGAGGAGGATTTCACGTGCTTCTTTGAGACCACAGACGAAAGGACTTATGATTTGTACTACAACACTGGCAA GCTGtccagaaagaaaaaatgtccTATGTCTACCCAGAGGACAACAGAAGGAACGTTTCTCCACATCTGCTCATTCCCTTACTTGGACGTCGTCACATATGTGGATACCCACATTCAAGTGGTGGAGCACAACACCAACAACAGCATCTGCATTCGCACCGTCAGTGTGGAAGACCACA TTCTCCTGGATGCTCCCTTCAatgtttatttacaccaaaatgaTAAAGCCGGACAGCTGCAGGTGTCATGGCTCACCAAGGTGCCAAAATACTGGGAGGATAAGGTGAAATACAGGATCCGATACTCCTCTAAAAGAGGGGGAGAGAAGACAAAAGAG GGAACTGATGGGTGGGATGACACAGTGGTACTAGCGCCACTCATCCCAGGGGAGGAGGTCCAAGTCCAGGTTGCAGTCAAGTGTGCCAACAGTGACACTGCAGGACACTGGAGTCACTGGTCAGACTCTGTGCGGGAAATGGTGCCACAACATGCAG ATGACATTTCACTAAAGTGCTACACCTCTGATCTGCAAACAATCACCTGCCATTGGAACGCCAGCAGATACAGCCAACCAACACTTTTCTACAAAATGAATCTTAG TGAGTCTTTGGGCTGGACAGACTGGACAGAGTGTCTGCCTGACAGGAAGTTGACAGACCATTGCAGTTTTCAGGGAGATAAGTCCAGAAAAGTTAAAGTCAAACTCAACAGTGCTTCAGGCAAACCCAGCAGAACATTTTACACCCAAGCGTTCACAATCCAAAACATCA ttAAAACATCTCCACCAGCTCATCTGAGAGGATCGCTGGCAAAAGATCGATTATGCTTGAAATGGGACGCTCCTCGTTTGACTCTGTCAGCCCACCTGCAATACGAAGTTGGCTGCCAAATCAGAGAGAGCAAAGCATGGCTG CACCCTCCCGTCACGGCAAAACAGTACTTTGAGGAGGCCGCTTCTTCTGTGGTGGAGGTCATGTCTCAGGATGAGGTCTCAGGATTGGGTAAGCCATTCCAGGAATCTACTCAGCTCCTGTCATCAGAGCAAGGGCACCACGGCGGAGACCAGGAAGACAGAAGCCCCAGAACAGAACTGAAACTGTTTCCAGATTATGTGACACTGAACAGGGAGAGTGTCATTACTTGTGCCACAGGAAACAAGTACGTCTGTGAGCAGTTTGGGCAGATAAGAGGCCCGACAACGAAGGGTGAGGGTGAGcttcttccaaaaacatgtcacTGTTTCTGCACTGAGGACTCTGTTTGTGTTGGTACTTGCTTGGACACTGACCTACTAAACCATTCCTACTTGCCTCTTTCCGAGCCTGCAGTCAGAGTCATTGACAAGGTCACTGACACAAGAGTGGCTGGCAACTTCTATACTAACTTATCCTTCAGCTGA